The Trueperaceae bacterium genomic interval GCGGCCTTCTTGGCGCGCGAGCCGAGGTCCGCCAACGGCTCCCAGACGCCAGAGAGCGCCCTCTTCCCGGTGGCTTCCGCTCGCTGGAACCAACGCTGCACCTGCAGCTGGCTCATGTAGTGGTTTAGGGCGCCGACGTTCTCGGAAATCGACATCTCGTTGTCGTTGAGCACTATCGTCATCCGTGGTCTGAGGTGCCCGATCTGGTTGAGCGCGGCCAGCGCCATGCCGCCGGTGAGCGCGCCGTCGCCGATTACCGCAACGATCTCGTACGGATCGCGGCGCCTGTCGCGGGCGAGGGCCATTCCCAAAGCCGCCGCGAGGCTGGTGCTGGCGTGGCCGGTGGTGAGGGCGTCGTGCTCCGACTCGGTGATGGCCGGGAAACCGGCCAGTCCCCCCGGTTTCCTGATGCTGTCGATCCGGTCGCGCCTGCCGGTGATGATCTTGTGGCCGTAGGTCTGGTGCCCGACGTCCCAGATGATCCTGTCCCTGGGCGAGTCGTAGAGGCAGTGAAGGGCGATGGTGAGTTCGACCGCGCCGAGGCTCGAGGCCAGGTGGCCTCCGCCCAGGGAGCAGACGCGGATGATCTCGCTGCGCAGTTCGCCGGCGAGTTGCTCCAGCTCTTTTCGGGTGAGTGTCCTCAGATCGCCCGGGCTGACGATGTCGTCCAGTAAGCGCCCCGCCGCTGGCGAGTCGACTGCGGAACCGGCTTCGGCTGTCATCGCGCCGAGTCTACCAGAGGCTCCAGATCACGTTCGGTAGCCTCTGACCTGTAGATGGTGACGCCGGCACGGTCGAATGTGCGGCGGTTACTCCTCCTCGGCCCCCGCCTGTTCGAGGAAGTTCGTTTCCACCAGGTAGTAGCCGTTCTCGGTGCGAACCTGGCCAACGTAGGGCACGAACCAGGTCGTCTGGCTCAACTCCTCCAGCACGGTCCCCTCTTCGTCGACCGTCACGCTGTTGAAGTCGATCACATAGATCTCGAACTCCCCCGCCGGCACCGACGCTTCCCGCCGGTCCACGACCGTGTACTCGTAGCGGATGTCGAGCGACGCCGTCCGGTGCTCGGGAAGGGCTTCGGGGTAGGTGACGGTGGCCGTGGTTCGACCGCCCCAAGTGGCTCCTTCCGCCAGTTGCGACTGCGGCGGGAACTGCTGGACCGCCGGTTCGAAGTCGATTATCGAGCCGGGTTTCGTCGTGCGCCAGAGGAAGACCCCGTCGTTCCCATAGGTCCTGAAGTTCTGTTCGTCGATGCCGCGGCCAACCAGACGCGAGCCGATCATGAGCTGCCCTTCGATGATGGTAGGGCCCTGGATGACCTTGAGCAGCCGCGGTTCGTCGAGCTGAGCGCTGTCGGGCAGGTACTGCCAGGCAGCGCCCGTCTGCATGGGGTAGAAGCTCACCGGCTCGGTCAGTTGTTCGACGATGACCCGCGGACCGTCCTGGGTAGCCGGGACGCAGGCGGCGAGAACCAGAGCGATGAACATCAGGGGCAGAAGTCGCGTGAGCATGGGCCAATCTACCGCACGTCGACTGTCCGTCGCATGAACCAACTCATTCCCCGACGCGTCGGCCAGATCGATCCTTCGGGAGGTCGAACCAGAAGAGGTCAATCGCTCCGGCTCTCCCCTTGCGCTACCCGCCGGACCTCGTCGTAGACGCCGCTGTCGCCCGGGTCGAAACCGTGGAGGACGGCCAGGTAGGCGGCTACCCACACGGCCAAATACCAGATCGAGACGGCCCTGGCGACGGGATCGGCAGGCTCGTTCTCGCCAAGAACCGGTTCGAGGCCGAGCCTTTCGACCTGAGCTACACGGGTACCGAGGACCTCACGGGCGAGCTCGAGCTCCCGGTCGTCCGGTCCCACCACGAGCGCGAGTAGATCGTCCCCCAGGGCGTGGTTCCCCTCGAAGGCGCCGGTGACCAGCTCGAGTGGGTGCTCGCCGGTCGTTACCGCAAGCGACTTCCCGACCCTGGCGAACGCGCGCTGTACCAGCAGAGGAACGCCGCTGTTCGCCCGGCTGGCGAGGAGCAGCGGCGTCCTGTTCCAGAGCGTCCAGGCGAGCGCCTTCGCTGGATTCAGTTCGGTCGGCAGTTCCGGGCGGCTCCGTTCGGCGATGGTCCTCAGCGCCCCGTCGATCTCTTCGACGGCTCGATGGTGTCCGGTGGCGTGCCCCAGGTAGCTCACGAAAGTGTAGAGACTTAGCGGTCCCGGAGGAACCTCGAGGTTCGGTTCGAGGAAGCCCGTGCCGACCGTCACCACGTGGGCGCCCGACATCTCGGCCGTTACCGCCAACGGTCCTAGTTCGCCGTACTCGAAGCCGGCGGAGAGCAGGAACTGGGTGCCGCTGGTGACCAGAGGGCCGTCTATCCAGGTTCTCATGATGCCGCTCAGGGAGGCGGCCTCCCCGAAGCCGGTGAGTCCGTACGGACCCGGCTGCTCGCCATCGGGCCCCTCGTAGGAGCCGGGCAACCGTTCGAGTTCGCCCAGGAACGCCGGCTCGTCGGTTCGAAGCGCGTCGAGTTCCGTCATGGCTCCCAGTCTATGGCCGCCGCCCCAGCAACCTCGACCCGATGTCCTTCCGGTAATGGGCTCCCGGGAAGTCCACCATGGCCACTCCCTGGTAAGCCCGAAGCACCGCCTCTTCGGTCCCCTCGGCCAGGCCCACCACGTCGAGCACCCTGCCCCCGCTGCTGACCAGGCGGCCCTCTCTCCTCTCGGTACCGGCATGGAAGAGCAGCAGATCCTCGGTCGGCTCGTACGTCGTGATCGGTATCCCCCGCCGGTAGGCGGCCGGGTACCCGGGAGCGGCCATGACCACGCAGGCTGCGCTGCCTTGCCGCCAGCTCAGTTCGAGCTCGCCCAGGCGGCGCTCCGCCACCGCGAGCATGACCTCGACCAGGTCGGTATCGAGCAGTGGCACGACGACCTGCGTCTCCGGGTCGCCGAAGCGGACGTTGTACTCGAGCAGCCGCGGCCCGGCGTCGGTGAGCATCAATCCGAAGTAGAGCACTCCCCGATAGTCGATGCCCTCGCTCGACAACCCGGCGAGCGTCCGCTCGACGATCTCTCGTTCCACCTGCTCGCGGCTCGTTGCGTCGAGGAGGCCTACCGGAGCGACGGTCCCCATCCCTCCCGTCATGGGCCCCAGGTCGCCCTCCTCGGCCTGCTTGTAGTCCTGCGCGATCGGCATCGGGCGGTAGGTTTCGCCGTCGGTGAAGACCAGGTAGGAGAACTCCTGTCCCTGCAGTCGCTCCTCGATAACGACCCGGGGTTCGTGTCGTGAGCCGGCGAATATCCGCCGGACGGCTTCCTCGGCCTCGGCCTCCTCCTCGGCGACCGTGACCCCTTTGCCTGCCGCCAACCCCGAGTCCTTCACTACCACCGGCGCCCCCTTCAAGCGCAGGTAGTCGAGCGCCGACCCCTGATCGACGAAAGTGCGGTGTTGCGCGGTGGGAACGCCGTAGCGGGCCATGAACTCCTTGGCGTACGCCTTCGAACCCTCGAGCCGGGCTCCCGCCTCACCCGGTCCGAAAGCAGCTATCCCCCGCTCGCGCAGAGAGTCCGAGAGGCCGGCGACGAGCGGGGCCTCGGGACCTATCACGACGAGATCGACGGACTCCTCCTCGGCGAGCCGCAGGAGGTCGTCGGGGTGGGCGCCTCTGCCTGCAAGCCTGGCCACCTCGGCGATCCCGGCATTCCCGGGAGCAGCCACTAACTCCGTGACGCTGGGGGAGCGGGCGAGCTTCCAGGCCAGTGCGTGCTCGCGGCCCCCGGAACCGACGAGAAGGACCTTCACGACTCATCCGCCTGCGCCCGCGGCTCCGCTCGGCCGCTGAGGACCAGTCGCACCGCTTCCGGATAGGCTTCGTGCTCCCGTTCCAGGATCCGCGCCGTCAGTGTCGCCTCGTCATCCTCGGGCAACACCGGTACCCGGCACTGCAGCACTATCTCACCGGTATCCACCCCGGCATCGACGAAGTGGATGGTGCAGCCCGTCTCGGTCGCGCCCGCCTCGAGCGCCTGCCGTTGCGGGTGGAGCCCCCTGAAGCTCGGAAGCAGGCTTGGATGGATGTTCAGCAGCCGGTCCCGGTAGCGCTCGACGAACCCCCGCGACAGGAGCCGCATGAAGCCGGCGAGGCAGACGAGGTCGACTTCCCTCTCGTCGAGCAGCGCCGTTGCCTCGGCTTCGAACCGCTCACGGTCCGACCAGGCGATGTGTTTCGCCTCGACGCCGGCCTCGCGCGCCCGTTCCAGGGCTTTGGCTCGTGGCTTGTCGCTCACCACCAGCACCACCCTCCCCAGATCGTCTCGGGGACCGAAGGCGTTCAGCAAGGCCCGGAGATTACTGCCGCGGCCCGACGCGAAGACCGCGATCCTGGCCGGTCTGTCTAGCGGGAACGCTGGTCCGGGGCGCAGAGTCAATCGCGCGCCACCTCCTCGGGCCGCTTCTTCCGCCAGTAGCGCTGGAGCCCCATCCCGGTCATGCCGGCATCCGAGGTGACGCGGTATCGGGTCGCCATCTGCTCATCGAGTCCGGCCTGAGCGAACTCCCGCTCCTCCAGGATGCGGATCCTCTGCTGCAACTGGTCGAGCTCCTCGCCGGCGAGCATCCCCCGGCGAACCTCGTCGGCCCAGGCGCGGTTCCGCCTCGAGAGTTCCGAGAGGTGCTCATCGGCGTTCCTGACCTCACCGAAGTGCGTGAGCAGCAACCTCTCGGGGACGCAGGAGCGGAGCTTGGCGATCGAACCGTCCCACTGCTCCAGGTCGATCTCGGGGGGCGGCAGCGCGGGTCGGATGAGCGTCGCAGGCGGGAAGCGAACGCCAGCCGCGTCTCCGGTGAAAATGGTGTCGTCGTCGAGCAGGTAGGCCGCATGGTGGCTGGCGTGACCGGGCGTGTCCAACACCTCGATCCGGTGGCCGCCAAGTTCGAGTACGTCGCCGTCGTAGTGCGACCTGAGCTGCTCCGAAGGCACCGGCACCATCTCGCCCCACAGTTCGTCCATCGCGTCGCCGTAGATACGGCCGGCGCTCTCCATGAGCCGCGAGGGATCGGCGAGATGGGACGCTCCGCGTTGGTGGACGTGTACGAGCGCCCCGCTGCGACGTGCCAGTTCACCGGCGGCGCCGGCATGGTCGAGGTGGATGTGGGTGAGGAGCAGGTGTTCCAGGCCCTCGAGGTCGAAGCCCAGCTCGCGGATGCCGGCTTCGACCCGTTCGACCGTCGAACCCGGCCCACTCTCTACCAGGGTGAAGGCTCCTCCTTCGATCGGCAGGAGGAAGACGCCGATCGTACCGGCGATACCCCGGTGGTACGTGTCGAGGAGGTAGACGTCGCCAAGATCCTGCACCGCGGGGATCGAGTTCGTCACTGGGCACCTCGCTTCTCTTGCATGAACTTCATGCCCTCCGCTCCACCACGTTGAGCAGACTCCCTATCCCCTCGATCGAGACCTCGACCTCGTCGCCCACCTTCAACTCCCCGACCCCGCTGGGAGTGCCGGTTAGTACGAGGTCGCCAGGGCGCAGGGTCATGAAGTGACTGATGAACGAGAGGAGTTCGGGCACCGAGAAGATCAACTCGCAGGTGTTGCTGTCCTGGCGCAGCTCCCCGTTCACCTTCGTCTGCAGCCGCAGGGCGCCGGGGTCGATGTCGACCGCCAGCCACGGGCCCACGGGGCAGAAGCCGTCCGCCGACTTCGCGCGGGCCCACTGCAGGTCGGTGCGTTGCTTGTCCCGGGCGGTCACGTCGCAGGCGCACGTGTAACCCAGCACATGGTCGAGAGCCCGCTCGATGGGTGTGGCGT includes:
- a CDS encoding SIS domain-containing protein, with translation MTELDALRTDEPAFLGELERLPGSYEGPDGEQPGPYGLTGFGEAASLSGIMRTWIDGPLVTSGTQFLLSAGFEYGELGPLAVTAEMSGAHVVTVGTGFLEPNLEVPPGPLSLYTFVSYLGHATGHHRAVEEIDGALRTIAERSRPELPTELNPAKALAWTLWNRTPLLLASRANSGVPLLVQRAFARVGKSLAVTTGEHPLELVTGAFEGNHALGDDLLALVVGPDDRELELAREVLGTRVAQVERLGLEPVLGENEPADPVARAVSIWYLAVWVAAYLAVLHGFDPGDSGVYDEVRRVAQGESRSD
- the purD gene encoding phosphoribosylamine--glycine ligase, whose amino-acid sequence is MKVLLVGSGGREHALAWKLARSPSVTELVAAPGNAGIAEVARLAGRGAHPDDLLRLAEEESVDLVVIGPEAPLVAGLSDSLRERGIAAFGPGEAGARLEGSKAYAKEFMARYGVPTAQHRTFVDQGSALDYLRLKGAPVVVKDSGLAAGKGVTVAEEEAEAEEAVRRIFAGSRHEPRVVIEERLQGQEFSYLVFTDGETYRPMPIAQDYKQAEEGDLGPMTGGMGTVAPVGLLDATSREQVEREIVERTLAGLSSEGIDYRGVLYFGLMLTDAGPRLLEYNVRFGDPETQVVVPLLDTDLVEVMLAVAERRLGELELSWRQGSAACVVMAAPGYPAAYRRGIPITTYEPTEDLLLFHAGTERREGRLVSSGGRVLDVVGLAEGTEEAVLRAYQGVAMVDFPGAHYRKDIGSRLLGRRP
- the purN gene encoding phosphoribosylglycinamide formyltransferase, which produces MTLRPGPAFPLDRPARIAVFASGRGSNLRALLNAFGPRDDLGRVVLVVSDKPRAKALERAREAGVEAKHIAWSDRERFEAEATALLDEREVDLVCLAGFMRLLSRGFVERYRDRLLNIHPSLLPSFRGLHPQRQALEAGATETGCTIHFVDAGVDTGEIVLQCRVPVLPEDDEATLTARILEREHEAYPEAVRLVLSGRAEPRAQADES
- a CDS encoding MBL fold metallo-hydrolase, encoding MTNSIPAVQDLGDVYLLDTYHRGIAGTIGVFLLPIEGGAFTLVESGPGSTVERVEAGIRELGFDLEGLEHLLLTHIHLDHAGAAGELARRSGALVHVHQRGASHLADPSRLMESAGRIYGDAMDELWGEMVPVPSEQLRSHYDGDVLELGGHRIEVLDTPGHASHHAAYLLDDDTIFTGDAAGVRFPPATLIRPALPPPEIDLEQWDGSIAKLRSCVPERLLLTHFGEVRNADEHLSELSRRNRAWADEVRRGMLAGEELDQLQQRIRILEEREFAQAGLDEQMATRYRVTSDAGMTGMGLQRYWRKKRPEEVARD
- a CDS encoding fumarylacetoacetate hydrolase family protein; translated protein: MLRVRYRSESGVHWGQLDGGRIRRLAGLLGQPTGESDMLSDVTLLAPCEPRSIVCAGLNYRDHAAEMGLAPGDLPAQPGIFLKGLNSLNGPGDPIPYPSWTDELHFEGELAVVIGREMNATPIERALDHVLGYTCACDVTARDKQRTDLQWARAKSADGFCPVGPWLAVDIDPGALRLQTKVNGELRQDSNTCELIFSVPELLSFISHFMTLRPGDLVLTGTPSGVGELKVGDEVEVSIEGIGSLLNVVERRA